The Juglans microcarpa x Juglans regia isolate MS1-56 chromosome 8S, Jm3101_v1.0, whole genome shotgun sequence genome has a window encoding:
- the LOC121244859 gene encoding bHLH transcription factor RHL1-like: protein MQPCSREMQGINALLNPPQISLQDLHDQQQQQQSQIQSSNIHRQVQNSHFDPTSHDDFLEQMFSTIPPPSCSWSDLNPAKTPAAWDLNPRDLSDDTAPLNPDNNNNVAFQFDDSANLASKLRNHQISGSAKSAAAAAAMMLQQQLLMSRGVAGAGDSGLIPMPLSLGSADDNVDGSSSFKSPNLGAHDDSVQALFNGFAGSMHGPSQTPNQTQHFHHSQGGPVQGQNYGSPGAAMNQAPASGSAGSAPAQPRQRVRARRGQATDPHSIAERLRRERIAERMKALQELVPNANKTDKASMLDEIIDYVKFLQLQVKVLSMSRLGGAAAVAPLVADMSPEGGGDCIQAGGGNGGAQRNQTASSNDTLMVTEHQVAKLMEEDMGSAMQYLQGKGLCLMPISLATVISTATCHSRNPTNRSVLQPNGGEGPSSPSMSVLTVQSATLGNGTVDASVKDSNSVSKT from the exons ATGCAACCTTGTAGCAGAGAAATGCAAGGAATTAACGCTCTCTTAAACCCACCTCAAATCTCTCTCCAAGACCTCCAtgaccaacaacaacaacaacagtcACAGATCCAGAGCTCTAATATTCACCGCCAGGTCCAGAACTCCCACTTCGACCCCACCTCCCATGACGACTTCTTGGAGCAAATGTTCTCCACCATCCCTCCTCCTTCCTGTTCCTGGTCCGACCTCAACCCCGCCAAGACCCCTGCCGCCTGGGACCTCAACCCCAGAGACCTCTCCGACGATACGGCGCCGCTCAACCCTGACAACAACAATAATGTTGCTTTCCAGTTCGACGACTCCGCCAACCTCGCTTCCAAGCTCCGCAATCACCAGATTAGTGGCTCGGCCAAGTCTGCGGCCGCCGCGGCTGCCATGATGCTCCAGCAGCAGCTTTTGATGTCCAGGGGTGTGGCCGGAGCAGGAGATTCTGGGCTGATTCCGATGCCACTGTCGTTGGGGTCCGCAGACGACAACGTTGATGGTTCGTCGTCCTTCAAATCTCCCAACCTG GGAGCCCATGATGATTCTGTTCAGGCTCTGTTTAACGGTTTTGCTGGATCTATGCACGGGCCAAGTCAAACACCTAATCAGACTCAGCATTTTCACCATTCTCAG GGCGGACCGGTACAGGGGCAGAACTACGGGTCTCCGGGTGCGGCGATGAACCAAGCACCGGCAAGTGGTTCTGCCGGAAGTGCGCCGGCTCAGCCTAGACAGAGGGTGAGGGCTCGGCGAGGTCAAGCCACTGACCCACACAGCATCGCCGAACGA TTACGGAGGGAGAGAATCGCTGAGCGAATGAAAGCCCTGCAGGAACTTGTTCCCAATGCCAACAAG ACAGACAAGGCTTCAATGCTGGATGAGATCATAGATTACGTGAAATTCCTCCAGCTTCAAGTCAAG GTTCTGAGCATGAGCAGATTGGGCGGTGCAGCCGCTGTTGCTCCCCTTGTTGCCGATATGTCACCTGAG GGTGGCGGTGACTGTATTCAAGCTGGTGGCGGCAATGGTGGGGCCCAGCGCAACCAAACGGCGTCGTCTAACGACACCCTGATGGTGACTGAACACCAGGTTGCGAAGCTGATGGAAGAAGACATGGGCTCCGCCATGCAATACCTTCAGGGAAAGGGTCTCTGCCTCATGCCCATTTCCCTGGCCACGGTGATCTCCACTGCCACATGTCACTCCAGGAACCCCACCAACCGCTCGGTACTCCAACCCAACGGTGGCGAGGGTCCTTCTTCCCCCAGCATGTCCGTTTTGACCGTCCAGTCTGCCACCCTCGGTAACGGTACCGTCGACGCCTCCGTCAAGGACTCCAACTCCGTTTCCAAGACGTGA